One Thomasclavelia spiroformis DSM 1552 DNA window includes the following coding sequences:
- a CDS encoding GH92 family glycosyl hydrolase, translating to MSQLQYTRKNEIMNIRGKKVVTVLLSAFMTMSVFSINSVNVDAKYKTDENYVEYTNTLFGTDVDEGSTSAGPSLPNGSIHPSPETTPPDNGGYHRGNPVVGFGQLYTQGSGGTKSYGNFLLSPQTGEIKTSDRDHASSISEEKGQANYYTVKLDKYDIKAEVTPNQHSAIYRFTYPENADSSLLIDVSRKIGGEVALKSGSVNIDKENKMITGGGTFSKNWNPSDWNMYFALEFDQDIEEIGTWDNSGLKSDVLSLEKTSNNEHFGAYVKFDTSSDQEVNVKIAISFVSVDKAKEFLNNEISEFDFEKEKEEAEEVWNEVLGKVELGSQVDEETKDKFYTALYHTNVQPRNRSEDHGTWDDYYTLWDSWRTVFPFLQLTRPEMVAANINSFIKRYKENGKISDAYIQGKEYICGQGGNDIENIIADAYLKGIEGVDWQEAYQVVKGEAENYRSKNYATLGWNTGETEAINGDKYSWRLKPSSATIGFAYNDYAVAMMAKGLGYQEDYEKYIQSSKKWLNNWDENLVSSDGYKGFIHKRAADGSYATVDPSHFVGNDGTEKLWQGYNDDFYEAGIWEGSYSPTFDLPTLVEKMGGKYEYADRLDYALGQGYINFANEPAFQTIWTLASDEVQRPDLASKWVDVYLSKYTDVGYPGDEDNGAMSSMYLFMMSGFFPMSGTNNYYLHGTHLPEVTYHLGTGNDLVIKGINVSDENIYVQSATWNGQPLTSSKLTWDQIKEGGTLEYVMGSQPSDWAREVDNENPSDVTGLTLDDSKLNEGILALNWNKATDNTQIKQYNIYSSTQEDFELNDETLVTSIKDTTYTFDVSNEVKYFKVEAEDYFGNKSLNSPVVKVDISDFEKPIFNGEIELDERYLDIGLVKFSWPEATDNIKVKEYRVYRDDEENYDLDELSLLTTTSDLSYSETKQAGTFYYTVVAVDLFGNVSDPLKLKVENSNGLTGKKIKSTENIAKNKTVTASGRHSEAEDGKYAVDGNTKTKWCSKDNESSANPDFWLEIDLGDVYQLTKWVVKHAQVGGEQASYNTRDFKLQVKSGDEWLDVDSVVGNTDSTTSRILPMFEGRYIRLYVTNPTQANQARTTRIYEIEFYGDKDYSTFTGSIMKTPGIEVSVNHAVNENEDAIKAIDFDTNTKWSCRNSNDDNGYYWLEVKLPQKYRVDALELLSAEKENASYITRDFQLQVKENDEWKDVHNVTGNQENLYYANLDTPVIGDNFRLLIKKLGSANEDNARVYEFHLYGDKVVDSDKTALKIAVDLANTITDEDLDKVIPAVANEFKAARDEANAIYNDISATQEEVNNAFDRLASAIHMLDFVKGDKTALKAFIDKVSGLEADKYTQTTWAAFETELNEANVVYNDENAMQEEVNSAYSELVTAFLNLRLIPDKSLLEDLINQAEGLDKANYTKATFDGLTKILNEAKVVYENPNATQEEVDSAKTTLEKAINSLEKNTPVENTVNTPVNKGDTTSVKTGDESLVGMFASIALLSVAGYAVLRRKED from the coding sequence TTTTGGTCAATTATATACTCAAGGTTCTGGAGGAACAAAATCATATGGTAATTTCTTATTATCACCTCAAACTGGTGAAATAAAAACAAGTGATCGAGATCATGCATCAAGTATAAGTGAAGAAAAGGGACAAGCAAATTATTATACAGTTAAGCTTGATAAATATGATATTAAAGCTGAGGTAACACCTAATCAACATTCAGCAATTTATCGTTTCACTTATCCAGAAAACGCTGATTCATCACTATTAATTGATGTAAGTAGAAAAATTGGAGGAGAAGTAGCTTTAAAATCTGGATCAGTTAATATTGATAAAGAAAATAAAATGATTACTGGTGGTGGTACATTTAGTAAAAACTGGAACCCTAGTGATTGGAATATGTATTTTGCTTTAGAATTTGATCAAGATATTGAAGAAATTGGAACATGGGATAATAGTGGATTAAAAAGTGATGTTTTAAGTTTAGAAAAAACATCTAATAATGAACATTTTGGTGCCTATGTAAAATTTGATACTTCAAGTGATCAAGAAGTTAATGTTAAAATTGCAATTTCTTTTGTAAGTGTAGATAAAGCAAAAGAATTTTTAAATAATGAAATTAGTGAATTTGATTTTGAAAAAGAAAAAGAAGAAGCAGAAGAAGTATGGAATGAAGTTCTTGGAAAAGTAGAATTAGGTAGTCAAGTTGACGAAGAAACAAAAGATAAGTTCTATACAGCTTTATATCATACTAATGTTCAACCAAGAAACCGCAGTGAAGACCATGGAACTTGGGATGATTATTATACATTGTGGGATTCTTGGCGAACAGTATTTCCATTTTTACAATTAACCCGTCCAGAAATGGTAGCAGCAAATATTAATTCATTTATCAAACGTTATAAAGAAAATGGAAAAATATCAGATGCTTATATTCAAGGAAAAGAATATATTTGTGGACAAGGTGGAAATGATATAGAAAATATTATTGCTGATGCATATTTAAAAGGAATTGAAGGTGTAGATTGGCAAGAAGCTTATCAAGTTGTTAAAGGTGAAGCAGAAAATTATCGTTCAAAAAATTATGCAACACTAGGATGGAATACTGGTGAAACAGAAGCAATTAATGGTGATAAGTATTCATGGCGTTTGAAACCAAGTTCAGCAACAATAGGTTTTGCTTATAATGATTATGCTGTAGCTATGATGGCAAAAGGTTTAGGTTATCAAGAAGATTACGAAAAATATATTCAATCTTCTAAAAAGTGGTTAAATAACTGGGATGAAAATCTGGTGTCATCAGATGGTTATAAAGGATTTATTCATAAAAGAGCAGCAGATGGAAGTTATGCAACTGTAGATCCAAGTCATTTTGTAGGAAATGATGGAACTGAAAAATTATGGCAAGGGTACAATGATGACTTTTATGAAGCAGGAATTTGGGAAGGAAGTTACTCTCCTACATTTGATTTACCAACATTAGTAGAAAAAATGGGTGGTAAATATGAATATGCTGATCGTTTAGATTATGCTTTAGGACAAGGTTATATCAACTTTGCAAATGAACCGGCATTTCAAACAATTTGGACTTTAGCAAGTGATGAAGTTCAACGTCCTGATTTAGCAAGTAAATGGGTTGACGTATATTTAAGTAAGTATACTGATGTTGGTTATCCAGGTGATGAAGATAATGGTGCAATGAGTTCAATGTATTTATTCATGATGAGTGGCTTCTTCCCAATGTCAGGAACTAATAATTATTACTTACATGGAACACATTTACCAGAAGTTACTTATCATTTAGGAACAGGAAATGATCTTGTTATTAAAGGAATCAATGTTAGTGATGAAAATATCTATGTTCAATCAGCAACATGGAATGGGCAACCATTAACATCTTCTAAATTAACTTGGGATCAAATTAAAGAAGGTGGAACTTTAGAATATGTAATGGGTAGTCAACCAAGTGATTGGGCAAGAGAAGTAGATAATGAAAATCCAAGTGATGTAACAGGATTAACATTAGATGATTCAAAATTAAATGAAGGTATATTAGCATTAAATTGGAATAAAGCTACAGATAATACACAAATTAAACAATATAATATCTATAGTTCAACTCAAGAAGATTTTGAATTAAATGATGAAACATTAGTTACTTCAATTAAAGATACAACTTATACATTTGATGTATCAAATGAAGTTAAATATTTTAAAGTAGAAGCAGAAGATTATTTTGGAAATAAATCATTAAATTCACCAGTTGTAAAAGTAGATATTTCTGATTTTGAAAAACCTATATTTAATGGTGAAATTGAGTTGGATGAAAGATATCTTGATATTGGTTTAGTTAAGTTTAGTTGGCCTGAAGCAACTGATAATATAAAGGTTAAAGAGTATCGAGTATATCGTGATGATGAAGAAAATTATGATTTAGATGAATTAAGTCTTTTAACAACTACAAGTGATTTAAGTTACAGTGAAACAAAGCAAGCAGGAACTTTCTATTATACTGTAGTAGCAGTTGATCTTTTTGGAAATGTTTCAGATCCATTAAAATTAAAAGTAGAAAATAGTAATGGTTTAACAGGTAAAAAAATAAAATCTACAGAAAATATAGCTAAAAATAAAACTGTAACAGCTAGTGGTAGACATAGTGAAGCAGAAGATGGAAAATATGCTGTTGACGGTAATACTAAAACTAAATGGTGTAGTAAAGATAATGAATCATCAGCAAATCCAGATTTCTGGTTAGAAATAGATTTAGGAGATGTTTACCAATTAACTAAATGGGTTGTAAAACATGCTCAAGTAGGTGGAGAACAAGCATCATATAATACAAGAGATTTCAAACTTCAAGTAAAATCAGGTGATGAATGGTTAGATGTTGATAGTGTTGTAGGAAATACTGATTCAACAACTTCAAGAATTTTACCGATGTTTGAAGGGCGTTATATTCGTTTATATGTAACAAATCCAACTCAAGCAAATCAAGCTAGAACAACTAGAATTTATGAAATTGAATTTTATGGTGATAAGGATTATTCAACATTTACTGGAAGTATTATGAAAACTCCGGGTATTGAAGTATCAGTAAATCATGCTGTTAATGAAAATGAAGATGCTATTAAAGCAATAGATTTTGATACAAATACAAAATGGAGTTGTCGTAATAGTAACGATGATAATGGGTACTACTGGCTAGAAGTAAAATTACCACAAAAATACCGTGTGGATGCTTTAGAATTATTAAGTGCAGAAAAAGAAAATGCAAGTTATATTACAAGAGATTTCCAATTACAAGTTAAAGAAAATGATGAATGGAAAGATGTTCATAATGTAACTGGTAACCAAGAAAATCTTTATTATGCAAACTTAGATACACCAGTTATAGGTGATAATTTTAGATTATTAATCAAAAAATTAGGTAGCGCTAATGAAGATAATGCTAGAGTATATGAATTCCATTTATATGGAGACAAAGTAGTTGATAGCGATAAAACAGCATTAAAGATTGCAGTAGATCTAGCTAATACAATTACTGATGAAGATTTAGATAAAGTAATTCCAGCAGTAGCTAATGAATTCAAAGCAGCAAGAGATGAAGCTAATGCAATTTACAATGATATCAGCGCAACTCAAGAAGAAGTAAATAATGCATTTGACAGACTTGCAAGTGCAATTCATATGTTGGACTTTGTAAAAGGTGACAAAACAGCATTAAAAGCATTTATTGATAAAGTTAGTGGGTTAGAAGCTGATAAATATACACAAACTACATGGGCAGCATTTGAAACAGAATTAAATGAAGCAAATGTTGTATATAACGATGAAAATGCAATGCAAGAAGAAGTAAATAGTGCATACAGTGAATTAGTAACAGCATTCTTGAACTTAAGATTAATTCCAGATAAGAGCTTATTAGAAGACTTGATTAATCAAGCAGAAGGATTAGACAAAGCAAATTATACAAAAGCAACATTTGACGGATTAACAAAAATATTAAATGAAGCAAAAGTAGTATATGAAAATCCAAATGCCACTCAAGAAGAAGTAGATAGCGCAAAAACTACATTAGAAAAAGCAATCAATAGTTTAGAAAAAAATACACCAGTAGAAAATACTGTAAACACACCAGTAAATAAAGGTGATACTACAAGTGTAAAAACTGGAGATGAAAGCTTAGTAGGAATGTTTGCCTCAATTGCATTACTAAGTGTAGCTGGATATGCAGTACTTAGAAGAAAAGAAGATTAA